The DNA region ACCGATCAGCCGATGTGTTGTTGTGGGCCAGCGGTTTCGACGTCAACCACCAACTCGGGCCCATCGACGTGCGCGGGGTGGCCGGCGTCAGCCTGAACGACGTGTGGGGCGACGCCGCCTACGCCTATCTCGGGATCACCGTCAACGACTTCCCGAACTTCTTCTGTATGTTCGGCCCTGGCACCAACGCCGTCAACGGCGCCAGCCTGATCTACAACTCCGAATGCCAGATGCGCTACATCCTGGGCTGCATCGACATGGTGCTCACCTCGGGCGCCGCCTCGGCGATGCCCAAAGCCGCCGTGTGCACCGACTACGACCGGCGCAGCCAGGAGCGCCTGAAGACGATGGTCTACTCCCACCCGTCGGTCACCAGCAGCTACTACAAGAACTCCGCAGGCGAACTGCCGACGCTGTTCGCCTGGCGCATCGTCGACTACTGGAAGTGGACACATCGCCCGGACCCGGACGACTACGAGCTCAAAGCACCCAGACAACAGGAGGATCGATGACAGGACGGTTGGCCGGCAAGGTCGCCTTGATCAGTGGCGGGGCCAGGGGAATGGGCGCGTCGCATGCTCACGAGATGGTCGCCCACGGCGCCAAGGTGGTGTGCGGCGACCTCCTCGACACCGAAGGCGAGTTGGTGGTCAAGGAACTCGGCGAGAACGCCCGTTACGTCCATCTCGACGTGACCCGCTCCGAGGACTGGGAAGCCGCGGTGGCCGTCGCCGTCGGTGAGTTCGGCGGGCTCGACGTGTTGGTCAACAATGCCGGCATCCTCAACATCGGCACCGTCGAGGACTATGAACTCTCCGAGTGGCACCGCATCCTCGACATCAACCTGACCGGCGTGTTCCTCGGCATCCGTGCTGTGACGCCAACGATGAAGAATGCCGGTCACGGGTCGATCATCAACATCTCGTCGATCGAGGGGATGGCCGGCACCATCGCCAGTCATGGCTACACCGCAACGAAGTTCGCGGTCCGCGGACTGACGAAGTCGGTGTCTCTGGAGTTGGGACAGTTCGGGATTCGGGTGAACTCCGTGCACCCAGGTCTGGTGAAGACACCGATGGCCGACTGGGTGCCCGAGGACATCTTCCAGAGCGCGCTGGGTCGCATCGCCCAGCCCAGGGAGGTCAGCAACATGGTCGTCTACCTGGCCAGCGACGAATCGAGTTTCTCCACCGGGTCGGAGTTCGTGGTCGACGGCGGGGTTCTGGCCGGCTTGGCCCACAAGGACTTCTCCGCCGTCGACGTCGACCAGCAGCCCGACTGGATCACCTAAGTGTCTGTCCGGCCCTGATCCATCCGGCGGCCCAACTCCGCGCGTGAGCCGATGCCGAGCTTGCGGTAGATCTTCGTCAGATTGTGCTCGACGGTCTTGGTGCTGATGAACATCGCCGCCGCGATGTCCTTGTTCGTCGACCCGGATGCCGCCATCTCGGCGACCCGCTGCTGTGATGGTGTCAGCTGGCTGAGGTCGTCGTTGGGGGAGACGACGGTGCGCGACAGCTCAGCCTGCGCCCGTCGCGCCCACAACGGCGTACCCAGTTCCTCGAACGTCCGCAGTGCCTCGGTCAGATTGTCTGCGGCCGTGTGCTTCTGGCGCATCCGGCGCTGCAGCTGGCCCAGAATCAGCTGAGTCCTGGCCCGTTCGAAGGGCATCGGCAGCGCCTCGTGCTCGGTCATCGCCCGATACGCGGTCTGTTCGGCCGCGGCGACGTCACCGCGTGCGGCCAGCAGCATCGCCCGGCATCGCGCGCCGACCGCCAGCATCCACACGCGCCGGTGCTCGCGGCCGTTGTATTCGATTGCGCCGGTGAGGAACTCGGCATCGTCGAGTCGGCCGACACCGATCATCGCCTCGATCACATCGGGCAGATGCCAGGCGTACATCAACTCGGTCGCGGGCACCTGCCCGGTCTTCAGGAACGCCGTGTCCAGCGCCTGCAAGGCCTCGCGATGGTTGCCCAGGGACTCCTCGAGGAAGCACAGCGTCATTCCGGGCCAGTCGGCGATGTGCGACGAGCTGCGGTTCTTGGTCGCGACCATGACCCAGTGCGCATCGGCGCGGGCCTCGTCGACCCGGCCGGCGTACGCAGCGACGGCGGCGCGAACTGTCATCGGGATGATGAGAACGTCGTCCCCGCCGAGTTGTTCGGCGCGCTCGACCGCCTCGGCGGCTTCGGCGGCGGCTTCGGCGAGCTGCCCTCGCCACACGTGGTTGATCGCCAGGAACCCGGCGATGGCCATCATGTCGCTTTCGGCCCCGCGTTCGATACAGATCTCGCGCGCCGCCGTCAGCTCGCGGTGCGCCTGCTCGAGCCGGCCGGTCCACGACAGCGCGGTTGCGTGCACGAACGGCGCCCGGAAGATGATCGGCACGTCCAGGGAGCTGTCGTAGAGCTCCAGCGCCCGGTCCAGTGCGGCTTCGTCGAGGCCGCGCCCGCACTGGAAGTTCACGTGGAC from Mycobacterium sp. DL includes:
- a CDS encoding glucose 1-dehydrogenase, whose protein sequence is MTGRLAGKVALISGGARGMGASHAHEMVAHGAKVVCGDLLDTEGELVVKELGENARYVHLDVTRSEDWEAAVAVAVGEFGGLDVLVNNAGILNIGTVEDYELSEWHRILDINLTGVFLGIRAVTPTMKNAGHGSIINISSIEGMAGTIASHGYTATKFAVRGLTKSVSLELGQFGIRVNSVHPGLVKTPMADWVPEDIFQSALGRIAQPREVSNMVVYLASDESSFSTGSEFVVDGGVLAGLAHKDFSAVDVDQQPDWIT